From Paraburkholderia sprentiae WSM5005:
CGCATCGGCTGCGAAGCGACCTATCCGCCGCTGACGTATCGCGACGCGAGCGGCGCCATGATCGGCTACGACGTGGATCTCGCCAACGCGTTTTGCCGCAATCTCGGCGTCAAGGCGCAGTTTATCGACACGGTCTGGTCGGGTGTGATTCCGTCGCTTTACACGAAGAAGTTCGATCTGGTGATGAGCAGCCTGAGCTACACGGCCGAGCGCGAGAAACACGTGGACTTCTCCGTGCCTTACGTCGAGGCCTCGCAGGCGCTGCTGATTCGCGCGGCGGATCTGAAGAGCGTCGCCAGCCTCAGCGGCATGAACGGCAAGGTGCTCGGACTCAAGCTCGGCTCGCCGGGGCAGATACTCCAACCGAAGCTCGATGCGCAACTGAAAGCAGCGGGCGGGGCGGGTTTCAAGGAAGTAAAGACCTTTGACGACCATCCGGCCGCCTATATCGCGCTGGCAGAAGGCAAAGTGGACGGCGTGCTCAACACATTGCCGACGCTTTCGCTCGTTCTGAAGAATGCGCCGGGCAAATACGCTATCGTCAAGGGCATTGGCGCGGATAACTGGGCAGGCATCGCGGCACGTACGGATGACACCGCGCTGATCGGCTTCATTGACCAGCAGCTGCGCAAGTTCAGAACAGACGGCACGCTGCATACTTTGCAGCAGAAGTGGTTTGGTTTCGACATGAACTTGCCGGATGCGATTCCGGTGCTGTCCTGAGAGCGCGGCGTCCATGGACTGGAGCATTATCGTCATGGCGTTGCCGATCCTCGCGGTCGGCCTGCTCGCCACGCTGAAGGTTTGCCTCGCGGCCATCGCGATTGGCATCGTGCTCGGCTTCGCGCTGGGTTTCGGTGCGCTCAGCCGCTTCAGGGCGGTTCGCATCGCCATACTGGCGTATGTAGATTTCGTGCGCGGCACACCGCTGCTCGTGCAGATCTTTCTCGTCTATTTTGCGCTGCCCGTCATCGGCATCAACTTCAACGAGTACTGGGCCGGCGTCATTGCGCTCAGTCTGAACGCGGGAGGTTTCATCTGCGAGATCGTGCGCGCCA
This genomic window contains:
- a CDS encoding transporter substrate-binding domain-containing protein, producing the protein MSERFSRRQFLHRAGAAAAMVSIGLPRFAMAAGLTLDDIKKAGVLRIGCEATYPPLTYRDASGAMIGYDVDLANAFCRNLGVKAQFIDTVWSGVIPSLYTKKFDLVMSSLSYTAEREKHVDFSVPYVEASQALLIRAADLKSVASLSGMNGKVLGLKLGSPGQILQPKLDAQLKAAGGAGFKEVKTFDDHPAAYIALAEGKVDGVLNTLPTLSLVLKNAPGKYAIVKGIGADNWAGIAARTDDTALIGFIDQQLRKFRTDGTLHTLQQKWFGFDMNLPDAIPVLS